In Balaenoptera ricei isolate mBalRic1 chromosome 4, mBalRic1.hap2, whole genome shotgun sequence, the following are encoded in one genomic region:
- the SMIM34 gene encoding small integral membrane protein 34, with the protein MPFAKPRDQGAPNQTQASPVLGHLLRDHLEGRNSTNSTRALQLPDGTSAAWYILTIIGIYGVIFLFRLASNVLRKNDKSLEDIYYSNLTSELKKKGLQSKAAKCSSLPITNRAVLQPNQASLGIMCGNSSPTPKSKESLESRGKQASVEEAQTSCFGEQLWV; encoded by the exons ATGCCCTTTGCAAAGCCCA GAGACCAGGGAGCCCCCAACCAGACCCAGGCCAGCCCTGTCCTGGGGCACCTGCTGAGGGACCACTTGGAGGGAAGGAACAGCACCAACTCCACCAGGGCCCTGCAGCTTCCAGATGGGACCAGTGCCGCCTGGTATATCCTCACCATCATTGGCATCTACGGAGTGATTTTTCTCTTCCGACTGGCCAGCAACGTCCTCAGAAAGAATGATAAATCCTTGGAAGATATTTATTACTCAAATTTGACCTCTGAACTTAAGAAGAAAGGGCTCCAGAGCAAGGCAGCCAAATGCTCTTCACTGCCCATTACCAACAGAGCTGTCCTGCAGCCCAACCAGGCCAGCCTGGGGATAATGTGTGGAAACAGCAGCCCCACACCAAAATCCAAGGAATCCCTTGAAAGTCGAGGCAAGCAGGCCTCCGTAGAAGAGGCCCAAACTTCTTGCTTTGGGGAGCAGCTTTGGGTTTAA